Proteins encoded by one window of Octopus bimaculoides isolate UCB-OBI-ISO-001 chromosome 4, ASM119413v2, whole genome shotgun sequence:
- the LOC106882415 gene encoding uncharacterized protein LOC106882415, with product MYYPTYPYYHEKKKELKSLVFKTSVYDLYMSVETLFNTVQHISWCICKAYRFRGSVSLKKTCTIQFPTQKSTHSASDRKRILIFLILKRDSRDRNFLVDFLTDHSFTTIYYYANLISSHISINNQGTTNCSSYLSNIRLYMH from the exons ATGTATTATCCCACCTACCCCtattatcatgaaaaaaaaaaggaactgaagtCTTTAGTATTCAAAACGTCCGTATATGATCTGTACATGTCCGTGGAAACTTTATTCAATACCGTACAACATATAAGTTGGTGCATTTGCAAAGCGTATCGTTTCCGAGGTTCTGTATCACTTAAGAAGacttgtaca ATTCAATTTCCTACTCAGAAATCAACGCATTCAGCCTCCGATAGAAAGCGTATATTGATTTTTCTTATATTAAAAAGGGATTCACGGGATAGAAATTTTCTAGTGGATTTTCTTACCGACCATTCATTTACTACAATTTACTACTATGCAAATCTGATATCTTCGCACATTTCAATAAACAACCAAG GTACAACTAACTGTTCTTCGTATCTCTCAAATATCCGGCTGTACATGCACTGA